A genome region from Megalobrama amblycephala isolate DHTTF-2021 linkage group LG18, ASM1881202v1, whole genome shotgun sequence includes the following:
- the fundc2 gene encoding FUN14 domain-containing protein 2 isoform X1, translating into MFQKSDPPVNKKKKRRKMSEKDTETFDVLELAEHVKKQRWWNKMFGKNQSGPAAEKYSVATQLAIGGVTGWCAGYLFQKVGKLAASAVGGGFFLLQIAHHTGYIKVDWKRVEQDVNKAKKQLKLNTDKPTAEVRTKFNELRSQAMMFRSPFSHTSSCDTNSQVQVFVKKNIVLTGGFAGGFLLGLAS; encoded by the exons atgtTCCAAAAGAGCGATCCGCCAGTAAACAAGAAGAAGAAACGCAGGAAAATGTCTGAAAAGG ACACTGAAACCTTTGACGTCTTGGAACTGGCAGAGCATGTGAAGAAACAAAGGTGGTGGAACAAAATGTTTGGCAAAAATCAATCTGGACCAGCTGCTGAGAAGTACTCTGTTGCAACACAGCTGGCCATTGGAGGAGTGACTGGCTG GTGTGCAGGGTACTTGTTTCAGAAAGTTGGGAAGCTTGCAGCTTCAGCTGTAGGTGGGGGCTTCTTTTTGCTCCAG ATTGCTCATCACACAGGCTATATTAAAGTAGACTGGAAAAGAGTTGAGCAAGATGTGAATAAGGCCAAGAAGCAGCTGAAGCTGAATACAGACAAGCCCACTGCAGAAGTGAGAACAAAATTTAATGAG ctgAGAAGTCAGGCCATGATGTTTCGATCTCCTTTTAGTCACACGTCTTCATGTGATAcgaattcgcag GTGCAGGTGTTTGTCAAGAAAAACATTGTTCTCACAGGGGGCTTTGCTGGAGGATTTCTGCTCGGCCTGGCTTCATAG
- the fundc2 gene encoding FUN14 domain-containing protein 2 isoform X2: MFQKSDPPVNKKKKRRKMSEKDTETFDVLELAEHVKKQRWWNKMFGKNQSGPAAEKYSVATQLAIGGVTGWCAGYLFQKVGKLAASAVGGGFFLLQIAHHTGYIKVDWKRVEQDVNKAKKQLKLNTDKPTAEVRTKFNEVQVFVKKNIVLTGGFAGGFLLGLAS, encoded by the exons atgtTCCAAAAGAGCGATCCGCCAGTAAACAAGAAGAAGAAACGCAGGAAAATGTCTGAAAAGG ACACTGAAACCTTTGACGTCTTGGAACTGGCAGAGCATGTGAAGAAACAAAGGTGGTGGAACAAAATGTTTGGCAAAAATCAATCTGGACCAGCTGCTGAGAAGTACTCTGTTGCAACACAGCTGGCCATTGGAGGAGTGACTGGCTG GTGTGCAGGGTACTTGTTTCAGAAAGTTGGGAAGCTTGCAGCTTCAGCTGTAGGTGGGGGCTTCTTTTTGCTCCAG ATTGCTCATCACACAGGCTATATTAAAGTAGACTGGAAAAGAGTTGAGCAAGATGTGAATAAGGCCAAGAAGCAGCTGAAGCTGAATACAGACAAGCCCACTGCAGAAGTGAGAACAAAATTTAATGAG GTGCAGGTGTTTGTCAAGAAAAACATTGTTCTCACAGGGGGCTTTGCTGGAGGATTTCTGCTCGGCCTGGCTTCATAG
- the cmc4 gene encoding cx9C motif-containing protein 4 produces MSQKDPCQKQACAIQKCLQANKYIESRCEDVIRAMRKCCEVHTGGNSICCSGFAKEHESKDTKT; encoded by the exons ATGTCTCAGAAAGATCCTTGTCAAAAACAGGCTTGTGCCATACAGAAATGTTTACAAG ccAACAAATACATTGAAAGTCGTTGTGAGGATGTGATTCGAGCCATGAGGAAGTGCTGTGAAGTCCACACAGGAGGAAACTCCATCTGCTGCTCTGGATTTGCCAAGGAACATGAATCCAAAGACACAAAGACATGA